The following coding sequences lie in one Anomalospiza imberbis isolate Cuckoo-Finch-1a 21T00152 chromosome 17, ASM3175350v1, whole genome shotgun sequence genomic window:
- the TFAP2C gene encoding transcription factor AP-2 gamma: MLWKLADNVKYEEDCEDRHDGSSNGNPRLPHLSAVSQHLYSPAPPLSHSGASDFQPPYFPPPYQPLPYSQSSDPYSHLGDPFSINPLHQPPPPPPSQQQSAWPNRQSQDPAGLAPHGRPGLVPHLSALESGSAGSRRETFRRSELLLPHGHGLDASALADNLGLHDMAHQMEEVQNVEDQHLLMHDQTVIRKGPISLTKNSALSLPCQKDGLIGVVINPNEVFCSVPGRLSLLSSTSKYKVTVAEVQRRLSPPECLNASLLGGVLRRAKSKNGGRSLREKLDKIGLNLPAGRRKAANVTLLTSLVEGEAVHLARDFGYVCETEFPSKAVAEYLTRPHMGRNEIANRKNMLLAAKQICKEFTDLLTQDRTPLGNTRPSPILDPGIQGCLTHFSLITHGFGSAAICAAMTSVQNYLNEALKIADKSYMNAGDQSPAETNKTIDKMDKHRK; the protein is encoded by the exons ATGTTGTGGAAACTAGCAGATAATGTCAAGTACGAAGAGGACTGCGAG GACCGGCACGATGGCAGCAGCAACGGGAACCCGCGGCTGCCGCACCTCTCCGCCGTCAGCCAGCACCTGTacagcccggccccgccgctctcGCACTCGGGCGCCTCCGACTTCCAGCCCCCCTACTTCCCTCCCCCGTACCAGCCGCTGCCTTACTCCCAGTCCAGCGACCCCTACTCGCACCTCGGGGACCCCTTCTCCATCAACCCCCTGCaccagccgccgccgccgccgcccagccagcagcagagcgCTTGGCCGAACCGGCAGAGCCAGGACCCGGCGGGGCTGGCCCCGCACGGCCGCCCCGGGCTGGTGCCGCACCTCTCGGCGCTGGAGAGCGGCTCTGCCGGCAGCCGCCGGGAGACTTTCCGGCGCtccgagctgctgctgccccacgGGCACGGGCTGGACGCCTCGGCGCTGGCCGATAACCTAGGCCTGCACGACATGGCTCATCAGATGGAGGAGGTGCAG AATGTGGAAGATCAACACTTACTAATGCATGACCAGACAGTCATTAGAAAAG GTCCCATCTCCCTAACGAAAAACAGCGCTCTGAGCCTGCCCTGCCAAAAGGATGGATTAATCGGGGTGGTGATCAACCCCAACGAAGTGTTTTGCTCGGTCCCGGGGCGGCTGTCGCTGCTCAGCTCCACATCCAAGTACAAAGTGACAGTGGCAGAGGTGCAGAGGCGGCTCTCGCCCCCGGAGTGTCTCAATGCCTCCCTGCTAGGAGGAGTCCTGCGAAG AGCCAAATCTAAAAATGGTGGCAGATCATTAAGGGAAAAACTGGATAAAATTGGCTTGAATCTTCCTGCTGGCAGAAGGAAAGCTGCAAATGTGACACTATTGACATCTTTGGTGGAAG GTGAAGCTGTGCATCTTGCTCGTGACTTTGGCTACGTGTGTGAGACAGAATTTCCTTCCAAAGCAGTGGCTGAATACTTAACCAGACCACACATGGGCCGCAACGAAATAGCAAACAGGAAGAACATGCTGCTTGCTGCAAA GCAGATCTGTAAGGAATTCACAGACCTCCTCACTCAGGACAGAACTCCCCTTGGAAACACAAGACCCAGCCCCATCTTGGACCCTGGCATCCAGGGCTGTTTGACTCATTTTAGCCTGATCACACATGGCTTTGGGAGCGCTGCCATCTGTGCTGCCATGACATCCGTCCAGAACTACCTAAATGAAGCGTTAAAAATAGCAGACAAATCCTACATGAACGCTGGCGACCAGAGCCCCGCAGAGACCAACAAAACCATTGACAAAATGGACAAGCACAGGAAGTGA